In one window of Borrelia anserina Es DNA:
- a CDS encoding undecaprenyl-diphosphate phosphatase — protein sequence MENVLRVMILGFIQGIAEFLPISSSGHLLLLKKFMHIDIPIVFDIYLHFSTVLVVIIYYRRRILELMLVLVKFILGRVTEIDFAKLRLILLILIITLITAFVGFFIERFKEVFTVDLVLVNFFLTSILLFLLESRIVIFDLKDNILLAGCLIGTMQGIGSMPGISRSGITIFVSVLLGFSRSESFEISFLSLIPIVFGSLLLKYKELFESDMLFSIFEINLGAIIAFIVGLFSINFFVRMFKISKLYYFSVYLIILSSIGYFLF from the coding sequence ATGGAAAATGTTTTAAGAGTTATGATTTTAGGCTTTATTCAGGGGATTGCTGAATTTTTGCCTATATCTAGTTCAGGACATTTATTGCTTTTAAAAAAGTTTATGCATATTGATATTCCAATTGTATTTGATATTTACTTACATTTTTCAACTGTTTTGGTTGTAATTATTTATTATCGCAGGCGAATATTAGAGCTCATGTTAGTTTTGGTTAAATTTATTTTAGGAAGGGTTACTGAAATAGATTTTGCTAAATTAAGATTAATATTGCTTATATTGATAATCACTCTTATTACAGCATTTGTTGGATTTTTTATAGAAAGGTTTAAGGAAGTATTTACCGTTGATTTAGTTTTGGTTAATTTTTTTTTGACAAGCATTTTGTTGTTTTTACTTGAGTCTAGAATTGTAATTTTTGATTTGAAAGATAATATTTTGCTTGCAGGGTGTTTGATTGGAACTATGCAGGGCATTGGATCTATGCCAGGTATTTCTCGTTCAGGGATTACAATTTTTGTCTCAGTTTTGCTTGGATTTAGCAGATCAGAATCATTTGAAATTTCTTTCTTATCTTTGATTCCCATCGTTTTTGGAAGTTTACTTTTGAAATATAAGGAGTTATTTGAATCAGATATGCTTTTTAGTATTTTTGAGATAAACTTGGGGGCTATTATTGCTTTTATTGTTGGGTTATTTTCAATAAATTTTTTTGTTAGAATGTTTAAAATTAGTAAACTTTATTATTTTTCAGTTTATTTAATTATACTTTCAAGTATAGGTTATTTCCTTTTTTGA
- a CDS encoding DNA translocase FtsK → MKNFYRYFKFLFFFMLAVISFSLFVALTPIGNIFFFFIFNLIGHMLLNTFSFLSFYLILYPLINWYVYRNNMLSKKFIFNWNYTVILFFTLTFWLRINSDLEGSKFINWFLNNFGIVLGNLFVCLVLVLELVIWIYLNYMFFKDASFISGTFHFIVFKIKILFESVFACLPFLSTLEIKKNIKIYKDCDGNLDAGKTSDQEDDIINDEEYRALWSFESFLRKPNKPLDVDLDKTIFCQLKVRDEKLSEEQSSQESQCDLNDECDYKCKSLTEFEDNKLVAGGKIRASDIRNKGIINNIAKGHNEDLLINNSSSTYSIDISVFEQREPKDEVEDIEYEREIQKQSMILQETFREFNINAKLIDVIRGPVVTMYAVRPDKGIKLSKITSISDNIALRLAAVRVRIIAPIPGKEAVGIEIPNKRREFILISEIINSKEFKNDFKVPFALGKEINGSNVIFDLITAPHLLIAGATGAGKSVCVNSLIASIIFSKSPDDVKLVLIDPKVVELKLFNDIPHLLTPVITNVSRALEALRWCLDEMERRYVLLDNFLVRDINAYNKKILEENLDEVPLPYLVIIIDEFADLILSARKDLENLISRLAAMARAVGMHLVLATQRPSVDVITGVIKANFPSRISFMVASSMDSRIILGVSGAEKLLGKGDMLYVSPTTPFPQRIQGGFLNEKEVYKLVEEVKKFGPPNYIDDEIFIDSVVEADTVVLNPSDEPMFEEALEIVRSTRKASASYLQRRLKIGYNRAARIIELMEEMGYIGPANGSKPRDVFI, encoded by the coding sequence ATGAAAAATTTTTATCGTTATTTTAAGTTTTTATTTTTTTTTATGTTGGCTGTTATATCATTCTCTCTTTTTGTGGCATTAACTCCTATAGGAAATATATTCTTTTTTTTTATTTTTAATCTCATAGGTCATATGCTTTTAAATACTTTTTCATTTTTATCATTTTATCTGATACTTTATCCGCTTATAAATTGGTATGTTTATCGAAATAATATGCTTAGCAAAAAATTTATATTTAATTGGAATTATACAGTTATTCTATTTTTTACTTTAACATTTTGGTTAAGAATTAATTCTGATCTTGAGGGTTCTAAGTTCATCAATTGGTTTTTGAACAATTTTGGGATTGTGCTTGGCAATTTGTTTGTTTGTCTTGTCTTAGTTTTGGAACTTGTTATTTGGATTTATTTAAACTATATGTTTTTTAAGGATGCTAGCTTTATTTCAGGTACTTTCCATTTTATAGTATTTAAAATTAAAATCTTGTTTGAGAGCGTATTTGCTTGTTTGCCATTTTTAAGTACTTTAGAGATTAAAAAAAATATTAAGATTTATAAAGATTGTGATGGTAATTTGGATGCAGGTAAGACTTCTGATCAAGAAGATGATATTATTAATGATGAAGAATATCGAGCTTTGTGGTCTTTTGAATCTTTTTTGAGAAAACCTAATAAACCTTTAGATGTTGATTTAGATAAAACTATTTTTTGTCAGTTAAAAGTTAGAGATGAAAAATTGTCAGAAGAACAATCTTCGCAGGAATCTCAGTGTGATTTAAATGATGAGTGTGATTATAAATGTAAATCATTAACAGAATTTGAAGATAATAAATTAGTGGCTGGTGGAAAAATTAGGGCTAGTGATATAAGGAATAAGGGAATAATAAATAATATTGCTAAGGGTCATAATGAAGACTTATTAATAAATAATAGTAGTAGTACTTACTCGATAGATATTTCTGTTTTTGAACAAAGAGAACCCAAAGATGAAGTTGAAGATATTGAATATGAGAGAGAAATTCAAAAACAATCGATGATTTTACAGGAAACTTTTAGAGAGTTTAATATTAATGCTAAGCTTATTGATGTTATTAGAGGTCCTGTTGTTACAATGTATGCTGTGCGTCCTGATAAGGGTATTAAGCTTTCAAAAATAACTTCTATATCTGATAATATTGCCTTAAGGCTTGCGGCAGTTCGAGTTCGAATTATTGCACCAATACCTGGTAAAGAAGCTGTTGGAATTGAAATTCCTAACAAAAGAAGAGAATTTATTTTGATTTCAGAAATAATCAATAGTAAAGAGTTTAAGAATGATTTTAAGGTGCCTTTTGCACTTGGTAAAGAAATTAATGGAAGTAATGTTATTTTTGATCTTATTACTGCGCCTCATCTCTTAATAGCAGGTGCTACTGGTGCTGGGAAGTCGGTTTGTGTAAATTCATTAATTGCTTCAATTATTTTTTCAAAATCTCCAGATGATGTTAAGCTTGTGCTAATAGATCCTAAAGTGGTCGAGCTTAAGCTTTTTAATGATATTCCACATTTATTAACGCCGGTTATTACTAATGTAAGTAGAGCATTAGAGGCTCTTCGTTGGTGTCTTGATGAGATGGAAAGGAGATATGTTCTCCTTGATAATTTTCTTGTTAGGGATATTAATGCTTATAATAAAAAAATACTGGAAGAGAATCTGGATGAAGTACCACTGCCTTATTTGGTAATTATTATTGATGAATTTGCGGATCTAATCCTTTCTGCAAGGAAGGATTTAGAAAATTTAATTTCTAGGCTCGCAGCTATGGCTAGAGCCGTTGGAATGCACTTAGTTCTTGCTACTCAAAGACCATCTGTTGATGTTATTACGGGAGTAATAAAGGCTAATTTTCCTTCAAGAATTTCCTTTATGGTTGCTAGTTCTATGGATTCAAGAATAATTCTTGGAGTGTCAGGTGCTGAAAAACTTTTAGGAAAAGGTGATATGCTTTACGTTAGCCCTACGACACCTTTTCCTCAGAGAATTCAAGGTGGTTTTTTAAATGAAAAGGAAGTTTACAAATTAGTTGAAGAAGTTAAAAAATTTGGTCCTCCAAACTATATTGATGATGAGATATTTATTGATAGTGTTGTGGAGGCTGATACTGTGGTTTTAAATCCTTCAGATGAGCCAATGTTTGAGGAAGCTCTTGAAATTGTTCGTTCTACAAGAAAAGCATCTGCGTCTTATCTGCAAAGGCGATTAAAGATAGGTTATAATAGAGCTGCACGTATTATTGAGCTTATGGAAGAAATGGGGTATATAGGCCCTGCAAATGGTTCTAAACCGAGAGATGTTTTTATTTAA
- a CDS encoding M23 family metallopeptidase yields MFKIKNLLFTFIIGLININATSNDIIKIYYKKEAFQGESVYFASNKNFKKLSLLGINQKPILDASPFKFNIGNREYYIALIGITPMIKEGKRKIKIEFENKKYIKEIEIKKFKFKKTTIKLNKKKSNLIKSQQSPKIKEQTITLWNIIGNKGDTTIYHYDTLVHPIKDQYQISSPYGDQRIYMQDNKKISSKMHNGKDYAPFKREKTSIFAAGRGKVVFARDREITGKTIIIQHLPGVFTIYLHLSKFGVEENKIVNTGEYIGHVGNTGISTGPHLHFEVRINGVAINPDFLLEKMLIDKNQIINNIKRVQ; encoded by the coding sequence GTGTTTAAGATTAAAAACCTTTTATTTACATTTATAATTGGACTAATAAACATAAATGCAACAAGTAATGACATTATAAAAATTTATTATAAAAAAGAAGCTTTCCAGGGAGAGAGTGTTTACTTTGCAAGCAATAAAAACTTCAAAAAATTATCCCTTTTAGGTATAAATCAAAAACCTATTTTAGATGCTTCTCCTTTCAAATTTAACATAGGAAATAGAGAATACTACATAGCTCTAATAGGAATCACACCTATGATCAAAGAGGGAAAAAGGAAAATTAAAATAGAGTTTGAAAACAAAAAATATATAAAGGAAATAGAAATAAAAAAATTCAAATTTAAAAAAACAACAATCAAGCTTAACAAAAAAAAATCCAATCTTATTAAAAGTCAACAATCACCTAAAATAAAAGAACAAACTATCACGTTATGGAATATTATTGGAAATAAAGGAGACACAACAATCTACCACTATGATACATTAGTTCATCCAATCAAAGATCAATATCAAATAAGCAGTCCCTATGGAGATCAGAGAATTTATATGCAAGACAATAAAAAAATATCAAGCAAAATGCATAATGGTAAAGATTATGCTCCATTTAAAAGAGAGAAAACATCTATTTTCGCAGCCGGCAGAGGAAAGGTAGTATTTGCAAGAGATAGAGAAATTACTGGCAAAACCATCATTATTCAACATTTACCAGGAGTATTTACAATTTACTTACATCTTTCCAAATTTGGAGTCGAAGAGAATAAAATAGTAAATACAGGCGAATATATTGGTCATGTTGGTAACACAGGAATCTCAACAGGACCTCATCTACATTTCGAAGTTAGAATCAATGGAGTTGCAATAAACCCTGATTTTTTATTAGAAAAAATGCTTATTGACAAAAATCAAATAATCAATAACATTAAAAGGGTACAGTAA
- the rpsU gene encoding 30S ribosomal protein S21, protein MVTVNVDKNEGLEKALKRFKRMIEKEAIIREWKRREYYEKPSTIRVKKEKAFKRKQAKKVRKLKQKIGK, encoded by the coding sequence TTGGTAACTGTCAATGTTGACAAAAATGAAGGATTAGAAAAAGCATTGAAACGCTTCAAAAGAATGATTGAAAAAGAAGCAATAATCAGAGAATGGAAAAGAAGAGAATATTATGAAAAACCATCTACCATTCGCGTCAAAAAAGAAAAAGCATTTAAAAGAAAACAAGCAAAAAAAGTAAGAAAGTTAAAACAAAAAATCGGAAAATAA
- the recJ gene encoding single-stranded-DNA-specific exonuclease RecJ, with amino-acid sequence MKIWKKKETDAKKENIVNIAKKYNISILEATLLLRREIKEEDFLFFIESSVNLMHNPFLLKNIGKFIYRMNEAIAKKENVLIFGDKDADGITATIIMYETLKDFGINVTYKIPSNGEFYGLTKEVIDKAFEDKISIIITVDCGISNIEEANYARSKNIEVIITDHHLPNKEIDTENIIIDPHLKGDNSPFKEIAGCYVSFKACLALYLSTTNLYNENMIFLFLERLSNNITLHAIEINNYILKKYIILKSNNDLQININKLEEFSKGKYIIVFNKYEQNQLINEFFNKQIDIETIDISENFIKKYPQLAKKTLKELMQITKYFKYKETDMKEKLYYMFYNIIFEINKDLIKNCLKRLKFVAIGTIADNMPIINENRIVVKEGLKEIALREHISINYLLKEVNILTKPIITSTDIAFKIAPILNSTGRLEKADITIQFLLTEDINKIENKFKEIKNINILRKRKEDISWNTHNENTIFKNDKFIVCYDKNTPKGISSRMATRLSAYYQKVAVFLTKQENIIKGSIRSNNKVNSKELISMIPTHLIINSGGHKAAAGFTLYEDVLNEFIKELENVLKKIEYKELYENSILIDAIIPKDFNKRELLKIIDLFEPYGHCFREFILMMKDVCIHDLRTIDKNGNSKHISMKIQNNRDYYKAIYFNGTHNIQELGIKNGQNIDIIFTVGEDLYTQNDKILKILDIKKSNN; translated from the coding sequence ATGAAAATTTGGAAAAAAAAAGAAACTGATGCCAAAAAAGAAAATATAGTAAATATCGCAAAAAAATATAATATTAGCATTCTTGAAGCAACACTACTACTTAGAAGAGAAATTAAAGAAGAAGACTTCCTATTTTTTATTGAAAGTAGTGTAAATTTAATGCACAATCCATTCTTACTCAAAAACATAGGTAAATTCATTTATAGAATGAATGAAGCCATTGCAAAAAAGGAGAATGTATTAATATTTGGCGACAAAGATGCTGACGGAATTACAGCTACAATCATAATGTATGAAACCCTTAAAGATTTTGGAATCAATGTAACTTATAAGATACCTTCCAACGGAGAATTTTATGGCCTTACAAAAGAAGTTATCGATAAAGCATTTGAAGATAAAATATCAATAATAATTACTGTTGATTGTGGTATCTCTAATATAGAAGAAGCAAATTATGCAAGATCAAAAAATATAGAAGTCATAATAACAGATCATCATCTCCCAAATAAAGAAATTGACACAGAAAATATTATTATTGATCCCCACCTAAAAGGAGATAACTCTCCATTTAAAGAAATAGCTGGATGCTATGTCAGTTTTAAAGCATGTCTTGCACTCTACTTATCTACTACTAATCTTTACAATGAAAATATGATATTTCTATTCCTAGAAAGATTAAGTAACAACATTACGCTTCATGCAATAGAAATAAACAACTATATTCTTAAAAAGTATATAATCCTAAAAAGCAACAATGATTTGCAAATTAATATTAATAAGCTAGAAGAATTTTCAAAGGGTAAGTATATAATCGTATTTAATAAATATGAACAAAATCAACTCATAAATGAATTCTTTAATAAACAAATCGATATCGAAACAATTGATATAAGTGAAAATTTTATAAAAAAATATCCTCAACTTGCCAAAAAAACACTAAAAGAACTAATGCAAATTACTAAATATTTCAAATATAAAGAAACTGATATGAAAGAAAAACTATATTATATGTTTTATAATATAATATTTGAAATAAATAAAGATTTAATCAAAAACTGCCTAAAGAGACTTAAATTTGTTGCAATAGGAACCATAGCTGATAACATGCCTATTATTAATGAAAATCGAATAGTTGTAAAAGAAGGACTTAAAGAAATAGCACTAAGAGAGCACATATCCATTAACTACCTGTTAAAAGAAGTTAATATACTAACAAAACCAATCATCACTTCAACTGATATTGCATTTAAAATTGCTCCAATCTTAAACTCAACAGGAAGACTTGAAAAAGCAGATATTACAATTCAATTCTTATTAACTGAAGATATCAATAAAATAGAAAATAAGTTTAAAGAAATTAAAAACATAAACATTTTAAGAAAACGCAAAGAAGATATATCTTGGAACACACATAATGAAAATACTATTTTCAAAAATGATAAATTCATAGTATGTTATGACAAAAATACTCCAAAAGGAATTAGTTCTCGAATGGCAACAAGACTTTCAGCTTATTATCAAAAAGTTGCCGTCTTCTTAACAAAACAAGAAAATATTATTAAAGGATCCATAAGATCAAATAATAAAGTAAATTCAAAAGAATTAATTTCAATGATACCAACTCATTTAATAATAAATTCTGGAGGACACAAAGCTGCTGCCGGGTTCACACTTTACGAAGATGTATTAAATGAATTCATAAAAGAACTTGAAAATGTTCTTAAAAAGATAGAATACAAAGAATTATATGAAAATTCAATACTGATCGATGCGATTATACCTAAAGACTTCAACAAGAGAGAACTTTTAAAAATAATAGACTTATTCGAGCCTTACGGACACTGTTTTAGAGAATTCATACTAATGATGAAGGATGTATGCATTCACGATCTCAGAACAATTGATAAAAATGGCAATTCAAAACACATAAGCATGAAAATCCAAAATAACAGAGATTATTACAAAGCCATTTACTTTAATGGCACTCACAATATTCAAGAACTTGGTATTAAAAATGGACAAAATATAGACATAATATTTACAGTTGGCGAAGACCTTTACACCCAAAATGACAAAATCTTAAAAATTCTTGACATCAAAAAGAGCAACAATTAG